One segment of Rhinatrema bivittatum chromosome 14, aRhiBiv1.1, whole genome shotgun sequence DNA contains the following:
- the LOC115076101 gene encoding uncharacterized protein LOC115076101, whose translation MGRGRYRATGAVSPRLQLHSTGAGRISSRKLQLTNVDQAQQSRAGASTHHRAVFKKRSLGTVPDKSGDVIRERGFRRRVQPSNRDQVPVTSQTGEKGGPTAEMIADIMCQYMDSRFGIRPQPRSGKELGGRGDMGGWPFNFGVNQEEEDKSVERRVREGQGICIGARNSEQGFLGLSPAGRWQGSRGKAGVKEMDRVVESFPAPEEEELPGTSQQEAWRDRDWRSGTEGPANSRRQEAERSTNAEGKESGAEAEWQRSTHSQECAWVVGHSYVHWAQQRAARQSYGENKLGCKQMDNTVVRKQGHAVGAVVLFPASANRNMGLSADYNSAFGG comes from the exons ATGGGCAGGGGAAGGTACCGTGCCACGGGTGCTGTCAGTCCTAGGCTTCAGCTGCACAGCACTGGTGCTGGAAGGATTAGCAGCAGGAAGCTTCAGCTTACAAATGTAGATCAGGCACAGCAGAGCCGTGCAGGGGCCAGCACTCACCACCGGGCTGTTTTTAAGAAAAGGAGTTTGGGGACAGTCCCAGACAagagtggtgatgtcatcagagagcgTGGTTTCAGGAGAAGAGTGCAGCCTAGCAATAGAGATCAGGTTCCGGTTACAAGTcagacaggggaaaagggaggtcCTACAGCGGAGATGATTGCAGACATAATGTGTCAATACATGGACTCACGATTTGGGATAAGACCTCAACCGAGGAGTGGTAAGGAGCTTGGTGGTAGGGGGGACATGGGGGGCTGGCCGTTCAATTTTGGTGTAAATCAGGAAGAGGAAGACAAGTCAGTGGAAAGGAGGGTACGGGAAGGGCAGGGCATATGCATAGGTGCAAGAAATAGTGAGCAGGGTTTCCTTGGACTTAGTCCAGCGGGTCGGTGGCAAGGATCAAGGGGTAAGGCAGGGGTGAAAGAGATGGATAGGGTGGTTGAGTCTTTTCCAGCTCCAGAGGAAGAGGAGTTGCCGGGAACATCGCAGCAGGAAGCATGGCGGGACCGAGATTGGCGATCGGGGACGGAGGGCCCAGCGAACAGCCGAAGGCAGGAGGCAGAAAGAAGCACGAATGCGGAGGGGAAGGAGTCCGGAGCAGAAGCAG AATGGCAGAGGTCTACTCACAGTCAGGAATGTgcctgggtcgtgggccattcctaTGTGCATTGGGCgcaacagagagctgcaaggcaATCATATGGAGAAAACAAACTTGGATGCAAGCAAATGGACAATACAGTGGTTCGTAAACAGGGGCATGCGGTGGGGGCAGTTGTTCTCTTTCCTGCAAGTGCAAACAGGAATATGGGgctttccgctgattataattcTGCATTTGGGGGGTAA